ATTTTTTAATGCTATTATTTTACCCCTTCTGTCTTCAACATGAAAAGAAAATGCTTATACAGATTGTAAATATTCTACAACAGATTGAATCATACCGACTAGACAAATTAAAAGATACGCTGTACTAAGTACTAAAAATAAAAAACGCCAAATTTTTCGCAATAGCGGCCTCACTTCAATTTCCTTTTTCGTACGCCAATCAACATATGTAAAAACAATCGCTAGCACAATTGCTAGCATGACTAAAAGAGCTCCCACATTCACTCCCCACAGCGCACCAATTGCCAATGGCACAGAAAAAAACAGCCAAAACGTCGTGACATCTGATGCGGCACCAAATGCATGAGTGCCTCTAATATTAACCTTTCGACTAACAGCATAGACAATTACAAATAACAGAATTGGACAAAAAATAATAACACTTATGACTATATGTAAAATATCTTTCAATATTGTTCACCGCTCTCTTCCATCGCTAGAACTTGGTGATATAAAGTTCGCAAAGTAGGTAAAGAATAACCGTTTGCTGAAGCTTTTTGTAAAACTGCCCCTACAATCGTGTCAACTTCGCTTTTTCTACCCTGCATGCGATCAGCTAGCATCGAGGATGTATTCTTCCCTGTTTTTTCACACAAAGTTATTACTGCTGAAAATGGAATTGTCTGTTGCATGTCTACAAAGGCCTCTGCTAACTCTTGATATATGGTATGCATTAAAAAGAACGCATGCTTATTTGTTAATAACTCACCATTCTTGATTTGCAATATAGCCGTTAATGGATTAATCAGACAGTTCAATACAGCTTTTTCAAAAAGCATTTGTTCGGCATTTTCAACCATTTCTATTGGGCATAAAGGATTTTGCATCTGTAGCAACTGATGAAATATTCCATCGTTCCCACGCGCTATCCCTATTTTACACAGACCCATCCCTCTATGCTGGACTGTAGTTAAATTAATTATTTGGGCACCAAAAGAAACCGAGCAAAAGGCTATCGTTTGCTGCGGTAAACGTAAAGCTTCATCGAAATGCGCTAAACCATTTTGCACAAATAGCAATGGCACCTCTTTTGGAACATCTAATAATTGTTTATAAATATTTTGTAGTTGCCGATATTTAACTGCTATTATAATCAAATCGGGTTTCGATATCGTCTTCAACTCTACTGTAGAAGCAATTTGATGCACTGTCTGCGTTCCATCTAACTGAACCCTCGTTAAGCGCTTTAATTGAAGTTCATGTGCTTGTTCCTGTCTTCTCACCACTAACGTTACGTGCATATGAGCTTCTGCCAGGAAACTAGCCATTAGCTGGCCTACTGCTCCAGCTCCAATAACTACTACATTCACAATGTTCGCCACCTCCACTTAATGAAAAGAGGCTATCTAACAGTAAAAGCAAACTTTTAAACAGCCTAAATTGACAAAGCCAATCAACACTTTTCCAACATTTACTACACTCGTCCTATCATAACACAATCATTACTTTGCCTTACGCTATAGAAGGAGGTGCCTCAGAAATACCTCTGAGACACCTCCTTTGCAGGTGTTTCTATTATACAAGATTGGTTGGTAATTACGATACAATAATGGTTGTTTTCATACAATGAAGGTAAACATATAGTCAACATTTGCGTTTACACCTTGATTTCTTTAGCTTCATTTTCTTATAAGCACTGTCGCTAATCAGCCATCTCTACTAATAGGCATTTTTCTTTTAAAATGTTAATCTTTCATTAACGAATAACCTTGCTGTAACCATTTCACTAGCTTTTCATGCTCGTTTTGTAATTCACGATGTTTAATTTCAAGATTTTGATAAGCTTCCGTTAATTCATCAAAACTCGTTAACGCTAATTTTAAATGGCTTCGCATAGATTGTTGAGGTTGATTGCGAACAGCTAAAAGCGATTGACTATATTGCCCACGTAATGTTTTATTCCAACGAAAACCACATGCTTGTTTTGTACGTCCAAGCTCATTAGCAGCCATTTCAAATGCCTCTAACTGCGTTTTACCGTTTTGCACATTATGCAAGACAATTTCTGCTAATCTTTCATCGTCTTCCTTTGTCCATTGATCTTTTCTTTTTTTCAGTTCCATAATCTATCACCCTCACATTTTTTACTACTATATGCGTTACCAGGCAAAATAGAATCACAGGACGAAAAAAGACAGTGATTATGTTTCGAGCTAATCACTGCCACTATACACTACTTACTGTTCTTTTTTGTTAGAAAATTATTAACTGCCTCGTGATGCGCTTCACTTTCCCATAATTTTGCACATGTGCGAACTTCCTCCATAACGCGCTCATACATATTACGCTCTCGCCATTTACGAAGTTCAATTTCTTTATACGCTTTGTGCACGGAAGGATGTATTTTGCGCATATGTTCAATAAACTCATTCAAAGCAAGTTCCTTCGATCCTTCAAATACACGCATTGCCCAACCAATCTCATATAGTAAATCAGCCGGATATGGCTTTGCATCCACTAGCATCTTCATTGCGCGGTCATGGCGTAAACCTCGTTCAAATAAGTAGGTTCCACCACCCCAGCCACTTGTAATTGCTAATGTCCCTTGAATAAAGCCACATTTAGCATGGCTAGCCACTAAACGAAAATCACAAGCAGTGGCAATCTCGCAGCCACCGCCTACAGCAGTCCCATTAATCAGTGCTATCGTCGGTACTGGTAATGTAGCAAGATCATATAAGATTTCCCCCATCTTACTTAACATTCCAAAGGCTTCATCTTCAGTTTCAAGAGAATGAAATTCTGATAAATCCCCTCCTGAACAAAAAGATTTTTCCCCCGCTCCTGTCACGACTAAAAAACGCACATCGTCATGATTTTGTATATATGTAATTACTTCTCGAAGACCATTCATTACCTCATCATTCACAGCATTACGCTTTTCTTCACGGTTTATGGTAAATGTCATGATCCCATCTTGATTATCAATACTATAAGCCACTATAGTTCCCCCTTTGTCCCCATCAATTATACGTCGGCTAAATCGGAGCCCACTTGAAAAGACCCTCTGAAAATGTATAACGTTTGCTAATACCTTATCACTTATTCAGCAATCGTTCGAAACCTCACTGAAGCAAGCTAAATAAATTGTATCACACTATTGTTATAGCACTATATAAATTTAAAATATTTATGAAAAATTCTGTTATTTCAAGCAAACAAAAAGGCTAGTAAAGAGCCATGGTCTCTTTACTAGCCTTTTAAGTGAGCAAACACTGTATTATTTGCTTACTACTTCTTTACCTTTGTATTGTCCGCAAGCTTTGCAAACACGGTGTGATAATTTTGCTTCACCACAGTTTGGGCAAGCTACCATACCAGGTACAGATAGTTTGAAATGCGTACGACGCTTTCTTTTTGCAGTTTTAGAAGTTCTTCTAAATGGTACAGCCATTGATGGCACCTCCTTACAGATCGTCTATTCGTCTGTTTGATCAAAATACTTAGCTAAAGCAGCTAGTCTTGGATCCACTTTTGGTTCGTCAGTTTTTTTGTGAAGCGCCACGTCTTCATCTGTTGCGTAAGACCAATTTTTACCACCTTGCACTTGTCCTTCGGTATTCTCTTTGAATACTTGCAATGGTACCTCAAGAAGCACTAGCTCCTCAATAACTGGCTTCATGTCGATTACTTCACCATCAAGATAGTGAATATC
This genomic interval from Lysinibacillus sphaericus contains the following:
- a CDS encoding DUF3397 domain-containing protein; its protein translation is MKDILHIVISVIIFCPILLFVIVYAVSRKVNIRGTHAFGAASDVTTFWLFFSVPLAIGALWGVNVGALLVMLAIVLAIVFTYVDWRTKKEIEVRPLLRKIWRFLFLVLSTAYLLICLVGMIQSVVEYLQSV
- a CDS encoding ketopantoate reductase family protein codes for the protein MNVVVIGAGAVGQLMASFLAEAHMHVTLVVRRQEQAHELQLKRLTRVQLDGTQTVHQIASTVELKTISKPDLIIIAVKYRQLQNIYKQLLDVPKEVPLLFVQNGLAHFDEALRLPQQTIAFCSVSFGAQIINLTTVQHRGMGLCKIGIARGNDGIFHQLLQMQNPLCPIEMVENAEQMLFEKAVLNCLINPLTAILQIKNGELLTNKHAFFLMHTIYQELAEAFVDMQQTIPFSAVITLCEKTGKNTSSMLADRMQGRKSEVDTIVGAVLQKASANGYSLPTLRTLYHQVLAMEESGEQY
- a CDS encoding transcriptional regulator — translated: MELKKRKDQWTKEDDERLAEIVLHNVQNGKTQLEAFEMAANELGRTKQACGFRWNKTLRGQYSQSLLAVRNQPQQSMRSHLKLALTSFDELTEAYQNLEIKHRELQNEHEKLVKWLQQGYSLMKD
- a CDS encoding enoyl-CoA hydratase/isomerase family protein, which gives rise to MAYSIDNQDGIMTFTINREEKRNAVNDEVMNGLREVITYIQNHDDVRFLVVTGAGEKSFCSGGDLSEFHSLETEDEAFGMLSKMGEILYDLATLPVPTIALINGTAVGGGCEIATACDFRLVASHAKCGFIQGTLAITSGWGGGTYLFERGLRHDRAMKMLVDAKPYPADLLYEIGWAMRVFEGSKELALNEFIEHMRKIHPSVHKAYKEIELRKWRERNMYERVMEEVRTCAKLWESEAHHEAVNNFLTKKNSK
- the rpmF gene encoding 50S ribosomal protein L32, whose protein sequence is MAVPFRRTSKTAKRKRRTHFKLSVPGMVACPNCGEAKLSHRVCKACGQYKGKEVVSK